A window from Plasmodium chabaudi chabaudi strain AS genome assembly, chromosome: 11 encodes these proteins:
- a CDS encoding CRAL/TRIO domain-containing protein, putative, with translation MELSRGKIIVEKKLNEYTIDEDVFLFEPCEEDIYDKNNNLRYIFHNTFISTEEEIMISEFKKFCKNKCLKINKSFFENECLRYLYSAQFDFAKAFDLIKNNYEFRLSDVLPINESDIIEYINKGIMYWHGRDKKCRPIIIINLLNIELLDIQKLTNLFFFCFEFFLKYLCIPGKVENYISLIDCSGISISKFPMSTFMRLLEIMNSKYRCRLFRMYIIDAPKIFKSFGKSFLNFAPSYMTKKLKILDGNYSSYLKEEILETQLEKKYGGIQENKDNAYYPFSFYRNCYSIEKNITSSKNNSTLIDIFSKMDHQIYDHISSGYSMHLKLIEIGDKESIRQRYDHLKEKVEYEENGELKKNKSINDSPDNEGTNTYSRTNTNNISSQKSIQSYKTSKKKKSKKLNLSTQDSFINNNFINCMISKKYYIDSANINFNNLMKSHKYINCKSKYIVNIASLHKWFFKVKNLYLSNIASNYLTNKFPFLIDHIVNRSKCKSLYDYIKYIDQISATKKSEYTPKTSIQTNSEIISSLSSDKKIDNRNDFINISTSYTISSNKDTQENANATLTTAHSINSCDGADDKIDYNKYERNSHGRPSNVLSKSKSENHNAHNFKTNLSKKICNSGDMKNKVVYRTESANEKIQFYCDSASIFEENTQILLNNKDNNNRQHKYRNNITTNGKNDQKKKHYKITAANSIFKDEIPEQKLKDSHNKNDKISGKSNINLEKGAKNNNANISNNINHGYKKKYTNDMTAAGTITKKGSNTSYDKALDKKESIIKKDDTPIFYSESREHFEKKSTYQNLSGFNNHIQNNDDPQKNVKKKSKRIKIIGLNFFNKTSPTT, from the coding sequence ATGGAGCTATCAAGGGGGAAAATTATTGTGGAAAAGAAACTAAATGAGTACACAATAGATGAAGATGTCTTTTTGTTTGAACCATGTGAAGaagatatatatgataaaaataacaaccTGAGATATATATTCCACAATACATTTATTAGTACAGAAGAAGAGATAATGATAAgtgaatttaaaaaattttgtaaaaataaatgtttaaaaattaataaaagtttttttgaaaatgaatGTCTAcgttatttatattcagcCCAATTTGATTTTGCAAAGGCTTTTGACTTAATTaagaataattatgaatttCGATTATCTGATGTATTGCCAATAAATGAAAGTGATATTATagaatacataaataaaggTATAATGTATTGGCATGGGCGAGATAAAAAATGTCGAcctataattataataaatttactaAATATAGAACTATTAgatattcaaaaattaacaaacttattttttttttgctttgaattttttttaaaatatttatgtataccTGGAAAAGtcgaaaattatatatcattaatcGATTGTTCAGGTATATCTATATCCAAATTTCCAATGTCTACTTTTATGCGATTATTAGAAATTATGAattcaaaatatagatGCAGATTGTTTagaatgtatattatagaCGCTcctaaaatatttaagtCTTTTGgaaaatcatttttaaattttgcaCCTTCTTATATGacgaaaaaattaaaaattttagatGGAAATTACTCATCTTATTTGAAAGAAGAAATATTAGAAACacaattagaaaaaaaatatggaggAATACAAGAAAATAAGgataatgcatattatccattttctttttatcgTAATTGTTATtctattgaaaaaaatataacatcttcaaaaaataattctacTTTAATAGACATATTTAGTAAAATGGATcatcaaatatatgatCATATATCATCTGGATATTCAATGCATTTGAAATTAATTGAAATTGGAGATAAGGAATCGATTAGACAAAGATATGACCATTTGAAGGAGAAAGTAgaatatgaagaaaatggagaactaaaaaaaaataaaagcatTAATGATTCACCAGATAATGAAGGTACTAATACATACTCAAGGACCAATACGAATAATATTAGTAGTCAAAAAAGCATCCaatcatataaaacatcgaaaaaaaagaaaagcaAAAAATTGAACCTGAGTACACAAGAtagttttataaataataattttattaattgtatgataagtaaaaaatattatatagatagtgctaatataaattttaataatctTATGAAAAgccataaatatattaattgtaaatctaaatatatagttaATATAGCTAGTTTACATAAATGGTTTTTTAAAGtcaaaaatttatatttatcaaatattgCTTCGAACtatttaacaaataaatttccatttttaattgatCATATTGTAAATAGATCAAAATGTAAGTCTTTGtatgattatattaaatatatcgaCCAAATTAGTGCTACTAAAAAATCAGAATATACACCTAAGACTAGTATACAAACTAATAGTGAAATTATAAGCAGCTTAAGTtctgataaaaaaattgataatcgaaatgattttattaatataagtaCGTCTTATACTATATCAAGCAATAAAGATACTCAAGAAAATGCCAATGCGACATTAACAACTGCACATTCGATAAACAGTTGTGATGGAGCAGATGATAAAAttgattataataaatatgaaagaaATTCTCATGGCCGTCCTTCAAATGTACTTTCAAAGAGTAAAAGTGAGAATCATAATGCacacaattttaaaacaaatttatctaaaaaaatatgcaatagTGGggatatgaaaaataaggTAGTATACAGAACCGAATCagcaaatgaaaaaattcaattttattgtGATTCAGCATCTATTTTTGAAGAGAATActcaaatattattaaacaacaaagacaataataatagacaACATAAATAtcgaaataatataacgacaaatggaaaaaatgatcaaaaaaaaaaacattataaaattacGGCAGCCAATTCAATATTTAAGGATGAAATTCCTGAACAGAAATTGAAAGATagtcataataaaaatgataaaatttcGGGGAAATCAAATATAAACTTAGAAAAGGGAGctaaaaacaataatgcTAATATTagcaataatattaatcatggttataagaaaaaatatactaaTGATATGACTGCTGCGGGTACTATTACTAAAAAGGGGTCGAACACATCTTATGATAAAGCATTGGATAAAAAGGaaagtataataaaaaaggatgATACGCCAATATTTTATAGCGAAAGTAGAGAACactttgaaaaaaaatcgacATATCAAAATTTATCAGGCTTTAACAAccatattcaaaataatgatgatccccaaaaaaatgttaaaaaaaaaagtaaaaggatcaaaataatagggttgaatttttttaacaaaacaTCCCCTACGACCTAA
- a CDS encoding ATPase, putative, producing MKLLTSKYPKISRDIFQRNNIILRKKNQTSNFKKLLCRSFIFYSAMQKVIGTHSGRFHTDEILASVMLKFLPEYKDAKIIRTRDQELLDKCDIVVDVGGVYDHEKKRYDHHQREFNEGLDENHNIRLSSAGLIYKHYGKEVLRKGFNITDEHKVNILYDKIYTTLIESIDALDNGINQYEGEAKYQINTTLQHRVNRFNPNFLEDNVDENERFMLASNIVKDEFCDFVNYYSNVWYEAKTITLEAVKNRYNFHKSGRVIFLKKHCPYSDHIYNIERELNIKDQILFCIYKDRYNNCRCGTISKENEGFNLRLPFPASFRGLRNEDLVKESNIEGLTFVHYSGFTSAGNNIECLVKLVEATLKENGVSY from the coding sequence atgaaactTCTAACATCTAAATACCCTAAAATATCAAGAGATATTTTTCAGAGGAATAATATTATCCTAAGAAAAAAGAACCAAACAAGTAATTTTAAGAAATTATTGTGTAggtcttttatattttattcagCCATGCAAAAAGTAATTGGGACTCATTCAGGACGTTTTCATACTGATGAGATATTAGCATCAGTGatgttaaaatttttaccTGAATATAAAGATGCAAAGATTATCAGAACCCGGGATCAAGAACTTTTAGATAAATGTGATATTGTTGTAGATGTAGGAGGGGTATATGATCATGAAAAAAAGAGATATGATCATCATCAAAGAGAATTTAATGAGGGTTTAGATGAAAATCACAATATAAGATTAAGTAGTGCGGGgttaatttataaacattATGGAAAAGAAGTATTAAGGAAAGGATTTAATATAACTGATGAACAtaaagtaaatatattatatgataaaatatatactacaTTAATTGAATCGATAGATGCCCTTGATAATGGGATTAATCAATACGAAGGGGAAGcaaaatatcaaataaatacaacCTTACAACATCGAGTAAATAGATTTAATCCAAATTTTTTGGAAGACAATgttgatgaaaatgaacGTTTTATGTTAGCTTCAAATATTGTAAAAGATGAATTTTGtgattttgtaaattattattctaaTGTTTGGTATGAAGCTAAAACTATAACTTTAGAAGCTGTGAAGAATAGATATAACTTTCATAAATCAGGTAgagttatatttttaaaaaagcatTGCCCATATTCggatcatatatataatatagaaagggaactaaatattaaagatcaaattttattttgcattTACAAAGatagatataataattgcAGGTGTGGTACAATTTCAAAAGAAAACGAAGGTTTTAATCTTAGACTTCCATTTCCAGCTAGTTTTAGAGGTTTAAGAAATGAAGATTTGGTTAAAGAATCAAATATCGAAGGTTTAACATTTGTTCATTATTCTGGCTTTACTAGTGCtggtaataatattgaGTGTTTGGTTAAATTGGTTGAAGCCACTTTAAAAGAGAATGGCGTTTCTTACTAA
- a CDS encoding pyruvate kinase, putative: MNPFKFKNSTAGASLQSAANITLRQILEPNNVNLRSKKTHIVCTLGPACKSVETLVQLIDAGMDICRFNFSHGTHEDHRQMFENVLKAQAQRPNCTLGMLFDTKGPEIRTGLLKNKEAHLKEGSKLKLVTDYSYVGDETCIACSYTKLPQSVKPGCIILIADGSVSCRVLETHEDHVITEVLNNATIGERKNMNLPNVKVDLPIISEKDKDDILNFAIPMGCNFIAASFIQSAEDVRLIRNLLGPRGRHMKIIPKIENIEGIINFDKILAEADGIMIARGDLGMEISAEKVFLAQKLMISKCNLQGKPIITATQMLESMTKNPRPTRAEATDVANAVLDGTDCVMLSGETAGGKFPVEAVTIMSKICLEAEACIDYKLLYQSLVNSIQTPISVQEAVARSAVETAESIEAAVIITLTETGYTARLIAKYKPSCTILALSASDSTVRCLNVHRGVTCIKVGSFQGTDNVLRNAIEIAKERNIVKPGDSAICIHGIKEEVSGSTNLMKVIQVE, translated from the exons atgaatccttttaaatttaaaaattcaacCGCTGGAGCTAGCTTACAAAGCGCAGCTAACATTACTTTAAGGCAAATTTTAGAACCtaataatgtaaatttACGCTCAAAAAAAACTCATATTGTTTGTACATTGGGCCCAGCATGTAAATCTGTTGAAACACTCGTACAATTGATAGATGCAg GAATGGATATATGCCGTTTTAACTTCTCTCATGGAACCCATGAGGATCACAGGCAAATGTTTGAAAACGTTTTAAAAGCACAAGCCCAAAGACCAAACTGCACATTAGGTATGTTATTCGATACTAAAGGACCTGAAATAAGAACAggtttattaaaaaacaaagaagCTCACTTAAAAGAAGGAAGCAAATTAAAGTTGGTTACTGATTATTCATATGTGGGAGACGAAACTTGTATTGCTTGCTCATACACAAAATTACCACAAAGTGTAAAGCCAGGAtgcattatattaatagCGGATGGATCCGTTAGTTGCAGAGTATTAGAAACCCACGAGGATCATGTAATTACAGAAGtattaaataatgcaaCAATTGGTgagagaaaaaatatgaacttACCAAATGTTAAAGTTGATTTACCAATTATAAGtgaaaaagataaagaTGATATACTTAATTTCGCTATACCAATGGGATGCAATTTTATTGCTGCATCATTTATTCAATCTGCTGAAGATGTACGTTTAATCAGAAATTTGTTAGGCCCACGAGGAAGACACATGAAAATTATTCCAAAAATCGAAAACATTGAAggtattataaattttgacAAAATTTTAGCTGAAGCCGATGGTATTATGATTGCAAGAGGAGATCTTGGTATGGAAATATCTGCAGAAAAAGTTTTCTTAGCCCAAAAACTCATGATATCAaa ATGTAATTTACAAGGAAAGCCAATCATTACAGCCACTCAAATGCTTGAATCTATGACAAAGAACCCAAGACCCACAAGAGCAGAAGCTACCGATGTAGCTAATGCCGTTTTAGACGGAACCGATTGTGTTATGCTTTCAGGTGAAACAGCAGGCGGTAAATTTCCAGTAGAAGCAGTTACTATTATGTCTAAAATCTGTTTAGAAGCAGAAGCATGTATtgattataaattattatatcaatCATTAGTAAATTCCATCCAAACCCCAATCAGTGTACAAGAAGCCGTAGCTAGATCTGCAGTTGAAACAGCAGAATCAATTGAAGCAGCTGTAATTATTACATTAACAGAAACAGGATATACTGCTAGATTAATAGCTAAATACAAACCAAGCTGTACTATATTAGCTTTAAGTGCATCTGATTCAACAGTTAGATGCTTAAATGTACACAGAGGTGTTACATGCATTAAAGTCGGATCATTCCAAGGAACTGATAACGTATTAAGAAATGCAATTGAAATTGCAAAAGAGAGAAATATCGTTAAACCAGGAGACAGTGCCATATGTATTCATGGAATTAAAGAAGAAGTTTCTGGAAGTACCAACTTAATGAAAGTAATACAAGTAGAATAA
- a CDS encoding mitochondrial ribosomal protein L46 precursor, putative — MIKKITRNGILEEVAKKTKCWGLLNNNKYGVLFNHNKYISYDGKIKEKENLDESSEATDTLCNVNSNFDIKNILVHDKYKIQVALCIDRFPLDFIPEKFEKDFDDFRDKWLLRTNNNLEISEEFLHMKYNLSSFHDKKKNENNNEQDYLKKYQNNKGDTNEANTEKEIEHEENDQSEQDNLENLFSIEGMENVLSLKRKLDQEKKNKQSDINNINEKGNDDDKINEYPFRNIKRKPHDFLYLLVKYKKTGNSNDNNIVNKWMFPFIDFKKKLLIRENLQYLCSHHLKCEIPFFIGYSPCTFEKRKFKTPLIPNEIIGRKIFYYRAHYTNNDANINLIENQYIHDFAWVTRSELKQFLSISKYHVIKDSIPLT; from the coding sequence atgataaaaaaaattacaagaAATGGGATACTAGAAGAGGtagcaaaaaaaacaaaatgctGGGGCCTTTTGAACAATAACAAATATGGTGTATTGTTTAATcataacaaatatatatcatatgatgggaaaataaaagaaaaagagaaTTTAGATGAAAGCAGTGAAGCAACTGATACATTGTGTAATGTAAATAGtaattttgatataaaaaatatattagttCATGATAAGTATAAAATCCAAGTAGCTTTATGTATTGATAGATTTCCTTTAGATTTTATTCCTGAAAAGTTTGAAAAAGATTTTGATGATTTCAGAGATAAATGGTTGTTAcgaacaaataataatttagaaaTAAGTGAAGAATTTTTACACATGAAATACAATTTAAGTTCTTTtcatgataaaaaaaaaaatgaaaataacaatgaacaagattatttgaaaaaatatcaaaacaATAAAGGCGACACAAATGAAGCTAATACAGAAAAGGAAATAGAACACGAAGAAAATGATCAATCAGAGCAAGacaatttagaaaatttatttagcATAGAAGGAATGGAAAATGTTTTAAgtttaaaaagaaaattagatcaagagaaaaaaaataagcaaagtgatataaataatataaacgaAAAAGGGaatgatgatgataaaataaatgaatatccctttagaaatattaaaCGAAAACCACAcgactttttatatttactagtcaaatataaaaaaactgGTAATAgcaatgataataatatagttaACAAATGGATGTTCCCCTTTAtagattttaaaaaaaagttactGATAAGAGAAAatttacaatatttatgttcacatcatttaaaatgtgAAATTCCATTTTTCATTGGTTATTCTCCGTGTACCtttgaaaaaagaaaatttaaaaccCCTTTAATACCAAATGAAATTATaggaagaaaaatattttattatagagctcattatacaaataatgatgcaaatataaatttaatagaaAATCAGTATATACATGACTTTGCTTGGGTAACACGTTCCGAGTtgaaacaatttttatccATCAGCAAATATCATGTCATAAAGGATTCGATACCTTTGACCTGA